One genomic segment of Desmodus rotundus isolate HL8 chromosome 5, HLdesRot8A.1, whole genome shotgun sequence includes these proteins:
- the LOC112317582 gene encoding E3 ubiquitin-protein ligase TRIM34 isoform X1, translating into MHTPHSDLDFSWKKYERRQSRQTSTHKAGGSWGIRDNGKTIGIFKQEEPQEETRGAATMALKFLVNIKEKVTCPICLEVLTEPLSLNCGHSFCKTCITNNKESGIGPGGESSCPVCGIRYSPGNLWLNQHLANIAEKLKEVKISPEEGQKRDVCERHGEKLQLFCKEDRKVICPLCECSREHCGHQILLMEKVIKECQEKLQKSLDRLRKEQQEAEKLGADIREERTSWKNQIQTERQKIQTEFSQLRSILDNEEQKELQKLEEEETKTLDDLAEAENGLVQQSQLLKELISDLEHRSEWSATELLQDMSGIMKWSEVWTLKKPKTISKKLQCGFRAPDLSRMLQVFKELTHVQCYWVDITLNPFNLNLNLVLSEDHRQLASVPIWPIKCCNYGVLGSQYFSSGKHYWEIDVSEKTAWILGIYCRIRSSNVKFGVRRSTKYQNAYSRYKPENGYWVIGLQDESEYRAFEDSPTSDPKVLTLYMAAPPHRVGVFLDFEAGTVSFFNVTNQGSLIYKFSKCHFSQTAYPYFNPWNCPVPMTLCPPGS; encoded by the exons ATGCACACTCCTCATTCTGATTTGGACTTCAGTTGGAAGAAATACGAAAGGAGACAGAGCAGGCAAACCAGTACCCATAAAGCTGGTGGAAGCTGGGGGATAAGAGATAATGGAAAAACAATCG GAATCTTTAAGCAAGAAGAGCCTCAGGAAGAAACCAGGGGAGCAGCTACCATGGCTTTAAAATTCCTGGTGAACATAAAAGAAAAGGTGACTTGTCCCATTTGCCTTGAGGTTTTGACAGAACCCCTAAGTCTAAACTGTGGCCACAGCTTCTGCAAAACCTGCATCACTAACAATAAGGAGTCAGGGATTGGCCCAGGAGGGGAAAGCAGCTGTCCTGTGTGTGGTATCAGATATTCTCCTGGAAACTTATGGCTTAATCAGCATCTGGCCAACATAGCGGAGAAGCTCAAAGAGGTCAAAATAAGCCCTGAGGAGGGGCAGAAGAGAGATGTCTGTGAGCGCCATGGAGAGAAACTCCAACTTTTCTGTAAGGAGGATAGGAAGGTTATTTGTCCGCTTTGTGAATGTTCTCGGGAACACTGTGGTCATCAGATACTCCTCATGGAGAAGGTCATCAAGGAATGTCAG GAGAAGCTCCAGAAATCTTTGGACAGACTGaggaaggagcagcaggaagcTGAGAAATTGGGTGCTGACATCAGAGAAgagaggacttcctggaag AATCAGATACAGACTGAGAGACAAAAGATACAAACAGAATTTAGTCAGCTTAGAAGCATCCTGGATAATGAGGAGCAAAAGGAACTGCAGAAACTGGAGGAAGAGGAGACGAAGACCCTGGATGACTTGGCTGAGGCTGAGAATGGACTGGTTCAGCAGAGCCAGTTGCTGAAAGAGCTCATCTCAGATCTAGAGCATCGCAGTGAATGGTCAGCAACGGAGCTGCTGCAG GACATGAGTGGAATCATGAAATG GAGTGAGGTGTGGACATTGAAGAAACCAAAAACTATTTCCAAAAAACTGCAGTGTGGATTCCGTGCTCCAGATCTGAGTAGAATGCTTCAAGTGTTTAAAG AGCTAACACATGTCCAGTGCTACTGGG tggATATCACATTGAATCCCTTCAACCTCAATCTGAATCTTGTCCTTTCAGAGGATCACAGACAGTTGGCATCTGTGCCAATTTGGCCTATAAAGTGTTGTAATTATGGTGTCTTGGGCTCCCAATATTTCTCATCAGGGAAACACTATTGGGAAATAGATGTGTCCGAGAAGACTGCCTGGATCTTGGGGATATACTGTAGAATACGTTCTAGTAATGTAAAGTTCGGTGTTAGACGAAGCACAAAGTATCAAAATGCTTACTCCAGATATAAACCTGAAAATGGCTACTGGGTTATAGGCTTACAGGACGAATCTGAGTACAGGGCCTTTGAGGACTCTCCCACCTCTGATCCCAAGGTCCTGACCCTTTACATGGCTGCTCCTCCCCATCGAGTTGGGGTTTTCCTAGACTTTGAAGCAGGCActgtctcattttttaatgtcACAAACCAAGGGTCACTCATCTACAAGTTCTCTAAATGTCACTTTTCTCAGACTGCTTATCCGTATTTCAATCCTTGGAACTGTCCAGTTCCCATGACCCTGTGCCCCCCGGGCTCCTGA
- the LOC112317582 gene encoding E3 ubiquitin-protein ligase TRIM34 isoform X2 produces the protein MALKFLVNIKEKVTCPICLEVLTEPLSLNCGHSFCKTCITNNKESGIGPGGESSCPVCGIRYSPGNLWLNQHLANIAEKLKEVKISPEEGQKRDVCERHGEKLQLFCKEDRKVICPLCECSREHCGHQILLMEKVIKECQEKLQKSLDRLRKEQQEAEKLGADIREERTSWKNQIQTERQKIQTEFSQLRSILDNEEQKELQKLEEEETKTLDDLAEAENGLVQQSQLLKELISDLEHRSEWSATELLQDMSGIMKWSEVWTLKKPKTISKKLQCGFRAPDLSRMLQVFKELTHVQCYWVDITLNPFNLNLNLVLSEDHRQLASVPIWPIKCCNYGVLGSQYFSSGKHYWEIDVSEKTAWILGIYCRIRSSNVKFGVRRSTKYQNAYSRYKPENGYWVIGLQDESEYRAFEDSPTSDPKVLTLYMAAPPHRVGVFLDFEAGTVSFFNVTNQGSLIYKFSKCHFSQTAYPYFNPWNCPVPMTLCPPGS, from the exons ATGGCTTTAAAATTCCTGGTGAACATAAAAGAAAAGGTGACTTGTCCCATTTGCCTTGAGGTTTTGACAGAACCCCTAAGTCTAAACTGTGGCCACAGCTTCTGCAAAACCTGCATCACTAACAATAAGGAGTCAGGGATTGGCCCAGGAGGGGAAAGCAGCTGTCCTGTGTGTGGTATCAGATATTCTCCTGGAAACTTATGGCTTAATCAGCATCTGGCCAACATAGCGGAGAAGCTCAAAGAGGTCAAAATAAGCCCTGAGGAGGGGCAGAAGAGAGATGTCTGTGAGCGCCATGGAGAGAAACTCCAACTTTTCTGTAAGGAGGATAGGAAGGTTATTTGTCCGCTTTGTGAATGTTCTCGGGAACACTGTGGTCATCAGATACTCCTCATGGAGAAGGTCATCAAGGAATGTCAG GAGAAGCTCCAGAAATCTTTGGACAGACTGaggaaggagcagcaggaagcTGAGAAATTGGGTGCTGACATCAGAGAAgagaggacttcctggaag AATCAGATACAGACTGAGAGACAAAAGATACAAACAGAATTTAGTCAGCTTAGAAGCATCCTGGATAATGAGGAGCAAAAGGAACTGCAGAAACTGGAGGAAGAGGAGACGAAGACCCTGGATGACTTGGCTGAGGCTGAGAATGGACTGGTTCAGCAGAGCCAGTTGCTGAAAGAGCTCATCTCAGATCTAGAGCATCGCAGTGAATGGTCAGCAACGGAGCTGCTGCAG GACATGAGTGGAATCATGAAATG GAGTGAGGTGTGGACATTGAAGAAACCAAAAACTATTTCCAAAAAACTGCAGTGTGGATTCCGTGCTCCAGATCTGAGTAGAATGCTTCAAGTGTTTAAAG AGCTAACACATGTCCAGTGCTACTGGG tggATATCACATTGAATCCCTTCAACCTCAATCTGAATCTTGTCCTTTCAGAGGATCACAGACAGTTGGCATCTGTGCCAATTTGGCCTATAAAGTGTTGTAATTATGGTGTCTTGGGCTCCCAATATTTCTCATCAGGGAAACACTATTGGGAAATAGATGTGTCCGAGAAGACTGCCTGGATCTTGGGGATATACTGTAGAATACGTTCTAGTAATGTAAAGTTCGGTGTTAGACGAAGCACAAAGTATCAAAATGCTTACTCCAGATATAAACCTGAAAATGGCTACTGGGTTATAGGCTTACAGGACGAATCTGAGTACAGGGCCTTTGAGGACTCTCCCACCTCTGATCCCAAGGTCCTGACCCTTTACATGGCTGCTCCTCCCCATCGAGTTGGGGTTTTCCTAGACTTTGAAGCAGGCActgtctcattttttaatgtcACAAACCAAGGGTCACTCATCTACAAGTTCTCTAAATGTCACTTTTCTCAGACTGCTTATCCGTATTTCAATCCTTGGAACTGTCCAGTTCCCATGACCCTGTGCCCCCCGGGCTCCTGA